DNA from Synechococcus sp. CBW1108:
TCTCTTTGATGCCACAACTGGCAATCTGCTGCAGTCCTTTGCAAGTCCCACTCCCGCGTCTTACGAGTATTTCGGCTCTTCGGTAGCGCTTAGCGGTAATAGCATTCTGATTGGTACCGGAGGAACTAACTCTATTACAGGCGTTGACTCTGCCTATCTCTACGCCAGCAACAGTTCCGGTTCATCAACTCTGTCTCAGTCGGTACCTGGCCCCTTGCCCTTACTCGGGCTCGGTGCCGCGTTTGCCTGGAGCCGCAAATTGCGCCGCCGTATTCACACACACGCGACGCAGCACTCGGTTGGAGATGGCCTCCCCTCCCCCAATCAACCTGAATAACTTCAAGAGCTGATCTACATGTTCCTAGGCAGTTTGCCGTAATCAGCGTTGCGCCGGTCATCCCAGCCGCAGGCTGCTCGCATCCGCCAGATCGTCAGCCCTATAGGCGCTAGCCGTGCCTCGGCTGTCTGGCCGTGGTGGCCGAGCTGGCGGTGGGAAGTCGGGCTCTCGTGGTGGAGGTGCGTAGGGCGGTTTTGCCAGGTTGCTAGCCATTTGGTTCCACCTGGAGCTGGTTGCATGATCTAGCCCGGCAGGGGCCATAAGCGCACAGCAGAGGTGGCCGCGTGTCGCGGTCCTCCTGGAAATACGCCTCCGCTTCCACGATCACGCCAGCCACAGAAGATCGCCATCGGGTTGGTGCTTCACCAGCAGGAAGCCGATGAGCTCGGGGGTGAGCTGTTCGGAAGGTAAGGCGAAGCAGGGGTGGGACGTTTCGCCACCTAGACGCGAGGTCTGCCAATTGGCAAGCCACGACCCGGTTGCAGGCCATTTGGTTCCCCGGACGAGCAGCTTGTGATTGACCGTTGCACAGCCCCAACACGGCTAGCAACGCCCTGAGCAGCGCGGGCGCGGCTGCAGATCGTGGCGTTAGGGGCGCTGGGGGTGGAGTGGCCGAAATCAAGGTTGAATGAGCAGCATCGAAGCCAAACCATGATCAGCATCGAACAGGTCGACCATATCGGTATACGCGTCACCGATAAGGCATGTGCGCTGCGCTTTTACGCACTTCTTGGCTTCAAGGTCGAGGCCGAATCCGATTTCGAGCCGGTGACCATCCTCAAGAACCCTGCTGGCGTCGAGATCAACCTGATCATCAACGGTGTCGACACCACCGGCGGGAAGAACGTGCTGATGGACGTGCCGGAAAAACATCCTGGCCTGACACACGTGGCGCTGCGGGTCAAAGACATTCGGGAGACCATTGCCGCACTGCGTGAAAACATTATCACCATTACGCAGGGGCCGGTGACGTTCGGCGACGGGCATGTCTCGGTGTTTGTGCGCGACCCGGACCGCACCACGCTGGAATTGCGGGCACGCATGAGCGAAAACGACGCCAAGGGCATCGAGGGCTTGGAGTTCTATAACCCCAAGGGTTAGCTGCGGGCCCAGAGGCAGGATCACGGTGCCAGCCCTAACCGCCATGCCCAAATTCGCCGTGTTCTTCGCTGACGGTG
Protein-coding regions in this window:
- a CDS encoding VOC family protein — protein: MISIEQVDHIGIRVTDKACALRFYALLGFKVEAESDFEPVTILKNPAGVEINLIINGVDTTGGKNVLMDVPEKHPGLTHVALRVKDIRETIAALRENIITITQGPVTFGDGHVSVFVRDPDRTTLELRARMSENDAKGIEGLEFYNPKG